In Lacrimispora indolis DSM 755, a genomic segment contains:
- a CDS encoding sulfatase-like hydrolase/transferase has protein sequence MEKRPHIIIFNPDEMRYDGMGHMGNPAAVTPFLDRFAKEEAVSFRYAFCQNPVCVPSRCSFFTGLYPHVHGHRTMSYLLHPGEENLFSELKEAGYHIWMNARNDLFAGQVPGWAESNADEIFYGGDIPAPPGPECDKKGEKDKYSHFEGRLKLAEDGRNYNGDDEGVDAAIRHLNAYGGEKPVCMFLGLNFPHTPYQVEEPYYSAVDRSKLPERIRPEDCTGKSRMADLIRGYQRMDEYTEEDWQELRAVYLGMCMKVDAQFHRLCDGLKEKGIYDDCLIFFFSDHGDFEGDYGLTEKAQSCFEDCLTRVPLLVKPPKGGVDPGVTESMAELIDFYGTAMDYAGVKPERTQFGRSLRPVLENRGVKNREYVFCEGGRLPGEFHCDEYHASGPEGPPRDFVYWPKMMAQTDDDAHAKGTMIRSEKYKYISRITGEDEFYDLEADPGETSNQIHNPDYSPQISRLRLELMRWYQRTCDVVPHKPDDRFTHEMLWAKVKNICPKDHEKDVKEKIRGGIKQGLLFQYVRGLK, from the coding sequence ATGGAAAAAAGGCCGCATATCATTATATTTAATCCCGATGAGATGCGCTATGACGGGATGGGGCATATGGGAAATCCTGCAGCGGTGACTCCGTTTCTGGATCGGTTTGCAAAAGAGGAGGCAGTGTCTTTCCGTTATGCCTTCTGCCAGAATCCGGTGTGCGTGCCCAGCCGATGCAGCTTTTTTACAGGGCTGTATCCTCATGTCCACGGACACCGGACGATGAGTTATTTACTCCATCCGGGGGAAGAGAATCTGTTTTCCGAATTAAAGGAAGCCGGATATCATATCTGGATGAACGCGAGAAATGATTTGTTTGCAGGCCAGGTCCCGGGCTGGGCGGAGTCAAATGCAGATGAAATTTTTTACGGCGGAGATATTCCGGCGCCCCCTGGCCCGGAGTGTGACAAAAAAGGGGAGAAAGATAAGTACTCCCATTTTGAGGGGCGTTTAAAGCTGGCTGAGGATGGCAGAAATTATAATGGGGACGATGAAGGGGTGGACGCGGCAATCCGGCATTTAAACGCATATGGCGGAGAAAAGCCTGTCTGCATGTTTTTGGGCCTTAATTTTCCCCATACGCCGTATCAGGTGGAAGAACCTTATTATTCGGCAGTTGACCGGAGTAAGCTGCCGGAAAGGATCCGGCCGGAGGATTGTACCGGCAAATCCAGAATGGCAGATTTAATCCGTGGGTACCAGCGGATGGATGAATATACGGAAGAGGACTGGCAGGAGCTTAGAGCGGTATATCTGGGAATGTGCATGAAGGTTGACGCACAATTTCACCGATTATGTGACGGGCTGAAAGAAAAAGGAATTTATGACGACTGTCTGATCTTCTTTTTCAGTGATCACGGAGATTTTGAGGGAGATTACGGACTGACGGAAAAGGCGCAGAGCTGCTTTGAAGATTGCCTGACCAGGGTCCCTCTTCTGGTAAAGCCCCCAAAAGGCGGGGTGGACCCCGGTGTCACGGAGTCAATGGCCGAACTGATTGATTTCTATGGGACTGCCATGGACTATGCTGGGGTGAAGCCGGAACGTACACAGTTTGGCAGGAGCTTACGGCCGGTCCTGGAAAACCGCGGCGTGAAAAACCGGGAGTATGTCTTTTGTGAAGGAGGAAGGCTGCCGGGGGAATTCCATTGTGACGAATATCATGCCTCCGGCCCGGAAGGTCCGCCCCGGGATTTTGTATACTGGCCCAAAATGATGGCGCAGACAGATGATGACGCCCATGCCAAGGGAACCATGATCCGGAGTGAGAAGTACAAATACATCAGCAGGATCACAGGGGAGGATGAGTTCTATGATCTGGAAGCAGATCCGGGAGAAACCTCCAATCAGATACATAACCCGGACTACTCCCCGCAAATTTCCAGGCTCCGGCTTGAACTGATGCGGTGGTATCAGCGGACCTGCGATGTGGTGCCTCACAAGCCGGATGACCGGTTTACCCATGAAATGCTCTGGGCAAAGGTGAAGAATATCTGTCCCAAAGACCACGAAAAGGATGTAAAAGAAAAAATAAGAGGCGGCATCAAACAGGGACTTCTGTTTCAGTATGTGCGCGGCCTTAAGTAG